TCCACCGCCACCTTGCGCCCCGTGTTCGTGTTGGCCGTGGTGCAGCTCAGCGCCCCGCTGACGAGCGTGGGGGGCACATTCGAGAAGGCATCCAGTTGGCAAGCGGCATCGCAGCCATCCCCGGGGGTCGTGCCGCCATCGTCGCATTGCTCTCCCGTGACGCTGTCCACCAGGCCGTCGCCGCACAGCTCCACGCCCTGGCAGTCCGCTCGGCAGCCGTCCCCCGCGACGCGGTTGCCGTCGTCACACACCTCACCCGAATCAACGGTGCCATCCCCGCAGACAGGCGGCCCCCTGACCGTGATGCTGACCGTGGCGGCGTTGGAGGTCAGCGCGCCGTCGCTGGCCGTGAAGGTGAACGGGTCCTCCCCCTGGAAGTCCACGGCCGGCGTGTAGAGCAACTGGGCGCCCGTCCCGGACAGGGTTCCGTAAACGGGGGGAGTCGTCACGGTGTACGTGAGCGCGTCCCCGTCCACGTCCGTGGCCGCCAACGTGATGGGCGTCGACGTGTTGTAGCCCACCGTCACCGCGGCGGAGGCAGCCACGGGCGCGTCATTGACCGGAGTCACCGTGACCGAGACGGTGGCCGTTGCCTGCTTCTTTCCGTCGGAGACCATGACCTGGAAGGTGTCCTCTCCGGCGAAGTTCGCGTTCGGGGTGTACGTCACCGTGGCCCCCGAGAGCGTGAGCGTGCCATTGCCCGGCGTGGTGTAGGAGAAGGCAAGCGCGTCGCCATCCGGGTCTGCCGCGGGGATGGTGATGTCCACCGAGGTGTCCTCAGGGGTGGTCGCGTGGACGTCCTCGACCGTGGGCGCTGAGTTGTTGTCGCAGACGCTCGGCTGTCCCGTGCAGGTGTAGCCCGGCTCCACTACGCAGACGCTGTTGCAGCCGTCTCCAGAGAGCTGATTGCCGTCGTCACAGACTTCGGGTCCGCCCAGCACCCCATCACCACAGAGGACCCGCAGCGACGTCTCCACCGCGTCCACCAGGTAGAGCGCGAGCACCGCGCCCCTCAGGCGCACGTAGCGATAGGGTACGTTCCCCGGGTACCTCGCCACCGCCACGTGCGTCCCCAGGCCCAGCTCCACCAGGTGCAACGAGCTGGAGCCAATGAACGTCCCATCCGCCTTCAGGAAGTCCACCTGGGCCACCAGCGCCAATGACAGGCCCTTGTAGTAGACGCGCAGATCGCCGGTGCCCTCCTCGCCCTGGCCCAGGTCCAGCACCAGCGCCGAGTTGAGCAAGCCCAGCAGTGTCGCGGCCTGCCCGTCCGGAGCGCCCAGCGCCGCGCTCGCGTTGAGCACCGTCGCCGTGGTGCCCGACGCCACCGCGTCCGCATACGGGTCCCACGTCAACAAGGCTTCCGGACGTTCACGCGTCAACGCCCCGTCATCCTCTTGCGAGGGTGCCCTTTCCTCCGGGGACTCCACACCGCACGCCCCCAGCGACAAGGCCAGCATCACACCCAGCCCCCACGACCACAGCACACCAGGACGACTTTGCATTGGATGTCCCCCACCGAGGAGCAGGATGGAGTCCAGGATGGACCATCCCCCCAGGGAATGAACGACACCCCTCCTCGCACCCGGCAGCTCGGCGCGCAAGACATGGATGGCCAACGTCCTCAGGCCATCAGCCGACAAGCACTTGAGTCGCATGGGCACAACAACCATTGATGCAAGAAGAGGGAGGGCACACTCAACCGGTCAGGGCAACGGAACCTGCCAACGTGAATGAGACAGTGGATTCGTGAGATTACTGCGCAGCCTGATATGAGTTGGCAAGCCGCGCGGGGTTGTTGATCCAGAAGGCGTGCGGCAAGGCCTGCGGCTTCGGTGGGCCGCGAGAGAAGCGCTCTGGGTGGGCGTCGTAGGCCGCCGCGAGCACGTCGGCTCAGGCCGCGAGACGCGCTTCAGCGTGGCGTAGTGCACGTCGTGGAGCGTCAGCAGACCCAGTCCCGCGCGGTGGTGCTCCTCGTTGTACCAGCGGAAGAAGTCGCCGCAGCAGCCTCGGGCGTCCTCAAGGCAGCCCAAACGGTGGGAAAGCCAGGCCGGTACTTCAGCGTCTTGAAGTGGGCCTCGCTGAAGGGGTTGTCGTTGGAGACATGGGTCCTGGAGTGAGCCTTCGTCACGCCGAGGTCCGCCATCAGCAGGGCCACGGGCTTGGACGTCATGGAGGAGCCGCGGTCGGCGTGAATCGTCAGCTGGCCGGGTGGGCTTCGCCGGGTCGTTCAGCCTGGCAATATCCCAACACAAGCCATGTCGTTCCCGAACTGAGGCTCATCCCGCCCGCCACGCGTGCGGTCCAGGCAGCGGTGTTCCGAGTGGAATCCTCGCGAGTTCGGGGAGCAACTCATACGCAGGGAGGGGCCCCAGACCCTCCAGCTCCGCGAGCCGCAGGAGCGCCAGCCCGTCGAGGTAGACCCTCCCCGTCGTCGCCGCGACCTCCTCGTCGAAGTCGAGCTGCTTGCGATAAGCGCGATACTCACGCCTGCGTTCGGCCACGAGCGTCTGGAGCGCCTGGGAGAAACGATCCGGCTCCTTCTCCATCAGCTCACGGCATGCGTGCAATCGCATGTCCGGGTCGCCCTGCTCCACCACGATCGCCCAGCGCTCCAGCGTCAGTTCCAGTCCCGCGATGTCTCGGGGCGCGAGCACCCAGAGGTGCAGGAAGCGGGAGAAGAGAAAGTCCTCTTCGTATTCGAGGTCCTGCACATGCCGCGTGGGGGAAAGGCGCGCGATGGCGCGAGCCGTGTCCAGGTCACCGGAGGCCAGCGCATCACTGAAGCCGCAGTTGTCACTGGCGAGCAGGAACCCTGGCTCGTAGCGCCGCGCCCCTTGCAATGCGAGTTCCAGCAAGGCGAGCCGCGCCTGTCCGGCCTTGCACAGGAGGCCCGCGAAGCCCTCCGTGTCCGCATCTCGAAGCAGGGTGCAGAGCGCCATCACGCGGTAGCACACGGCCGCATTCAGGAAGAGTTCGACGGGAGGCTCGTGGGTCTTCACCAGGGCCTCCAGCGTTTCGGCGAGAATCAGGGACTGATTGTGGCGTGCGATCTCCACGTAGTCGTGACTCATGGAGTCAAGGCCACTTCGGTTCCCACGGGATAGAGGGTCGGCCCCGTGACGCCCTCCCTCTCGAAGAGATCCTTGAGGTCTCCGCGAATGATGGGAATGGACGGCACCGTGGTCGTGCGAAAGAGCCTGGCCTCGGGCGTGACCTTGGTCTCGTCCAGGACGAGACGCCTCACGAACACCAGGCGACGGGGGTTGAACTCACTCGCATCCCCTTCGCTTCGGGCCATGTCCACGCAATCCTGGGTTCCGATGAGATTGGCGATGTAGCAGTCCTCGCTGGCAACGCGCCCACGATGATTGAGGAGCGTGAAGCGAAGAAATTCGACCTCTCCTCCCGCGTGCTGCTCAAGCAGCGCTTTCATCCTTGCGGAGACCATGAGGTATCCCAGCGCATTGGGGATGACGTCGGCAACCTTCAGTCCCTTCTCCTCCTTGGCCATCTGGAAGCGCAACCCAGGCGGGTAGATATCCCCCATGCGCACTCCAAGGCCGGGCTTGTGGATGTCGCGCATGCCGCCTGGCATCTTGAAGATGGCGCAGTACCCATCCAACACCTCACTCACCAGCAGGAAATACTTGTTCGCCCCTTGGGGGACCGAGGACATGTCCATCTCCTGTTGCGCCAATTCCCTTCACATACAACCGGTAAGCCGACCGAGCCCGGTGAAACCTTCGGACACCATGGGAATCGTGTGTCCGCGCGCGGGCTCGTTTTGATGGGCCTCCTCGTCATGGACTGACACCTCGTCCACAGGCGCAATGCGCAGGATGCCCCCACTGCTGGCGACGCAGCTGCTTTCCACGTCCAACCCCAACGCAGACACCACTCCCATGCCAGTGACCGCAAGCACACGGCATACGAACCTTTCATACCATGTCATCCAGGGGGCTCGCCATGGGCAGGACATTCCACGGGGCCGCCGGAGGTCGAGTCCTCCAGCGGCCCGTGAATCACCACCTGCTCAGTTCGCGGTGAGCGTCGTGTCATTGCGGTACAGCAACGTCTGGGACCAGTCCGCCGTGTAGACCAGCGTGTCCACGCGGTAGGTGCCCGCGCCCAGCGACGTGGGAATGACGAACGCGGAGGTGTAGGAGCGCGTCTGGCCCGCAGTGAAGGCCTGCGCCGTGTACGCGCGGTCCGTCACCAGCGCTGAGTTGCCCGCATTGCGAATCTCATACTTCACCACCACCGTGCGCGCGGAGGACGACGTGACGGAGCCCGTCACGTTGAACGTCTGGCCACGCGTCACCGTCGTCGGGCTCACCGTCGCCTTCGTCGTGCTGGGCTGCGACGTCGGGGGCGGCTGCGTGATGCCCGCGTAGTAGTTCTTGAAGACCGTCGCGGCATTCGGAAACTCCGTGATGAAGGTGTTGCCTCCGCTGTTGTCCGCGCTGGAGAGCTGGTGGTGCCCGTCGCCCGCCTGGATGTCGAAGTACGAGTGGTAGCCCACGTTGTTCGCCGGGTTGAAGATGAACGCCAGCATCTGCTGCACGTAGTACGTGTTGTCACCGCCGCCCATCGTGGCGCCGTCGTTCACGCCCCACTCCGGCACCGACAGCCGCTTGCCATGGGACTGGGCGAAGTTCTTGAACTTCGTCAGCGCCGGCCCGAATTGGCTGTTCCACACCGACTGCCAGCGCGTCAGCGCGCACGAACCGGTGCAGCCCGCCGGAATCGGATAGGCCCCGTTCCAACCCTGGTCGTACATATCCAACCCGATGTAGTCCACGTACGCGTCCCCCGGATACGTCGCCGCCAGGTCCGCCGAGGAGATGTCGTAATTGGGGTTCCAGTCGAACTC
This region of Corallococcus soli genomic DNA includes:
- a CDS encoding tandem-95 repeat protein, translated to MQSRPGVLWSWGLGVMLALSLGACGVESPEERAPSQEDDGALTRERPEALLTWDPYADAVASGTTATVLNASAALGAPDGQAATLLGLLNSALVLDLGQGEEGTGDLRVYYKGLSLALVAQVDFLKADGTFIGSSSLHLVELGLGTHVAVARYPGNVPYRYVRLRGAVLALYLVDAVETSLRVLCGDGVLGGPEVCDDGNQLSGDGCNSVCVVEPGYTCTGQPSVCDNNSAPTVEDVHATTPEDTSVDITIPAADPDGDALAFSYTTPGNGTLTLSGATVTYTPNANFAGEDTFQVMVSDGKKQATATVSVTVTPVNDAPVAASAAVTVGYNTSTPITLAATDVDGDALTYTVTTPPVYGTLSGTGAQLLYTPAVDFQGEDPFTFTASDGALTSNAATVSITVRGPPVCGDGTVDSGEVCDDGNRVAGDGCRADCQGVELCGDGLVDSVTGEQCDDGGTTPGDGCDAACQLDAFSNVPPTLVSGALSCTTANTNTGRKVAVDALGRFYVVMRCGGAVHVSVSVDRGQTWVGPTPLGITNAAEVAIEGGPTGVAYVAATASPGVVLFTRTVDAGASWEAPRTLSAAANATVSLDSRGDALYISVSRGGAGVRVLRNFARGANDFSATDVDQNNAFFDVLVDKISGEVFSVSDDPSFRIRRSSDQGTSFGPLSSPPGQAFFSDWTGSNGFIYVTGSNGDNNVDVIPMSATGTSTQVPGLPTDVGPGPLRTIDADALGNGYIATQRGTGDIQLDRMLVGAAMILATDVRTVGPGAAPAVAALPSNGGALVAYTNGTSVYASVVVY
- a CDS encoding imm11 family protein, translating into MSSVPQGANKYFLLVSEVLDGYCAIFKMPGGMRDIHKPGLGVRMGDIYPPGLRFQMAKEEKGLKVADVIPNALGYLMVSARMKALLEQHAGGEVEFLRFTLLNHRGRVASEDCYIANLIGTQDCVDMARSEGDASEFNPRRLVFVRRLVLDETKVTPEARLFRTTTVPSIPIIRGDLKDLFEREGVTGPTLYPVGTEVALTP
- a CDS encoding glycoside hydrolase family 26 protein, with the translated sequence MHAGLKRFAVFVTATLSAVCATSAFAAAPLTGVYRGEVYSQPNTVNAYSTWLGYDVKMGQGHQAKDSWGNIENPGWQLGSWRTWVKAKAGRRFNYSVSMFPSGQGNLASCAAGAYDQRFKNLASNLVAYELQGTIIRLGWEFSGNWMPWYSGNGQQANFAGCFRRIVTAMRTQQPNAGFEFDWNPNYDISSADLAATYPGDAYVDYIGLDMYDQGWNGAYPIPAGCTGSCALTRWQSVWNSQFGPALTKFKNFAQSHGKRLSVPEWGVNDGATMGGGDNTYYVQQMLAFIFNPANNVGYHSYFDIQAGDGHHQLSSADNSGGNTFITEFPNAATVFKNYYAGITQPPPTSQPSTTKATVSPTTVTRGQTFNVTGSVTSSSARTVVVKYEIRNAGNSALVTDRAYTAQAFTAGQTRSYTSAFVIPTSLGAGTYRVDTLVYTADWSQTLLYRNDTTLTAN